From the genome of Haloterrigena sp. KLK7, one region includes:
- a CDS encoding NAD(P)-dependent oxidoreductase, translated as MTDDATVLVTGGTGFIGSYVVQDLLEHGHDVVAYDLSTDTEILEQLGVADDVEVRRGDVSESTDVIRAVKETGATHIVHLAALLTTTARENPRAAADVNVMGTNNVFEAACTLDDQIERVAWASSAAVYAPPGNYDAEWVDEDELVYPDTLYGATKEYNEHQARVYHEDYGLDHVALRPTVAYGPYRETGGSAFLANIIEKPALGESYSVEYGDQAIDWQHVEDIAQAFRKAAFTPEDDLSQRVYNVRGVLATVREAAETVESILPDADVDVSDDGELPWTQNLDMTTAQEDLGYEVQYDLESGFRKYINVLREEAGLDPV; from the coding sequence ATGACAGACGACGCTACCGTACTGGTAACCGGCGGAACCGGCTTCATCGGTTCCTACGTGGTACAGGACCTGCTCGAACACGGACACGACGTCGTCGCGTACGACCTCTCGACGGACACGGAGATCCTCGAGCAACTCGGCGTCGCCGACGACGTCGAGGTTCGGCGCGGCGACGTCTCCGAGTCGACCGACGTGATCCGCGCGGTCAAGGAGACCGGGGCGACCCACATCGTCCACCTCGCGGCGCTGCTGACGACGACGGCGCGCGAGAACCCCCGCGCGGCGGCCGACGTGAACGTCATGGGGACGAACAACGTCTTCGAGGCGGCGTGCACGCTGGACGATCAGATCGAGCGCGTCGCGTGGGCGTCCTCGGCGGCGGTCTACGCCCCACCGGGCAACTACGACGCGGAGTGGGTCGACGAGGACGAACTCGTCTATCCGGACACGCTCTACGGCGCGACCAAGGAGTACAACGAACATCAGGCCCGGGTCTATCACGAGGACTACGGTCTCGACCACGTCGCGCTCCGCCCGACCGTCGCCTACGGTCCCTACCGCGAAACGGGGGGGTCGGCGTTCCTCGCGAACATCATCGAGAAACCCGCCCTCGGAGAGTCCTACAGCGTCGAGTACGGCGACCAAGCGATCGACTGGCAGCACGTCGAGGACATCGCCCAGGCGTTCCGGAAGGCGGCGTTCACGCCCGAAGACGACCTGTCGCAGCGAGTGTACAACGTCCGCGGCGTGCTCGCGACGGTCCGCGAAGCCGCCGAGACCGTCGAATCGATCCTGCCCGACGCCGACGTCGACGTCTCGGACGACGGCGAACTCCCCTGGACGCAGAACCTCGACATGACGACGGCACAGGAGGACCTCGGGTACGAGGTCCAGTACGACCTCGAGTCGGGGTTCCGAAAGTACATCAACGTCTTGCGCGAGGAAGCGGGCCTCGACCCGGTCTGA
- the paaD gene encoding 1,2-phenylacetyl-CoA epoxidase subunit PaaD, with protein sequence MSSNIPDDTDATPCAYTDYDEGEAVDDLPATGADATGLAADVWDALYGIEDPEMPISIVDLGLIYGVDVDDGAVTVDMTLTYSGCPARDMLTEDVEAAVAAVDGVDDVELRLVWSPEWTVEMVTERGEEDLREFGLSV encoded by the coding sequence ATGAGTAGCAATATTCCGGACGACACCGACGCCACGCCCTGTGCGTACACCGACTACGACGAGGGCGAGGCCGTAGACGACCTTCCTGCGACCGGCGCCGACGCGACCGGCCTCGCGGCCGACGTGTGGGACGCCCTCTACGGGATCGAAGACCCCGAGATGCCGATCAGCATCGTCGATCTCGGCCTGATATACGGCGTCGACGTCGACGACGGCGCCGTGACCGTCGACATGACGCTCACCTACTCGGGGTGTCCCGCTCGAGACATGCTCACCGAGGACGTCGAAGCCGCGGTCGCCGCCGTCGACGGCGTCGACGACGTCGAGTTGCGACTCGTCTGGAGTCCGGAGTGGACCGTCGAGATGGTGACCGAACGGGGGGAAGAAGACCTGCGAGAGTTCGGGCTCAGCGTATGA
- a CDS encoding thiamine pyrophosphate-binding protein has product MTTTASALVETLEDLDVEYVFGYPGGRVIELLEHLPESAVDLVRPRDEREASVMAETYGRLTGRPGVLAGQGPWIGSLGMIGQMEARLSSSPMVVLTEASERGEYSTLAPYQQARGDYGGFSLPSILDGVSKEWWFPRTPVETLRSTQLAFKHAVAGRPGPTAVILDGDAITDDVPDDPTPPAWDASEQTRTWDAAPTASDVAAAAEALEAAERPVIVAGNGVHAAQAYDELAAVAEAYDCVVVTSYLGKSTYPETDDRAAGVMGSFGHEGANRVVSEADTLLVVGCRLNPMDTNWQAPEFIRPDEQTIVHADVDTRNAGWVYPADVGLVGDAKESLAALADAGEASNDWAIERAAEAREWFAAPECEDDSSPIKPQRAVAEIEAVVDEDTVVTADSGNNRFWLLYYLQTPAVRTYFGSGGVGGMGWANPAAVSAALTTGKDVVAVAGDGGFSMTMNSVETAVEYGVAPTFVVLNDTSLGMVRQMQGEDGDIAGVEFHDTDFVKAAEAFGAVGTRATDPEAFAAALEDGKAADVPHVIDVRIDREEDMAATLASSFYESVGGLHE; this is encoded by the coding sequence ATGACGACGACCGCGTCCGCACTCGTCGAGACGCTCGAGGACCTCGACGTCGAGTACGTCTTCGGCTATCCGGGTGGCCGAGTCATCGAACTGCTCGAGCACCTCCCCGAATCGGCGGTGGACCTCGTCAGACCGCGAGACGAGCGCGAGGCGAGCGTCATGGCGGAGACCTACGGCCGGCTCACGGGGCGGCCGGGCGTTCTCGCCGGACAGGGACCGTGGATCGGCAGTCTCGGGATGATCGGTCAGATGGAGGCGCGGCTGTCGTCGTCGCCGATGGTCGTGCTCACCGAGGCCTCCGAACGCGGCGAGTACTCGACGCTGGCGCCGTACCAGCAAGCCCGCGGGGATTACGGCGGGTTCAGCCTCCCCTCGATCCTCGACGGGGTCTCCAAGGAGTGGTGGTTTCCGCGCACGCCGGTCGAAACGCTGCGCTCGACGCAGCTGGCGTTCAAACACGCCGTCGCCGGTCGTCCCGGTCCGACCGCGGTCATCCTGGACGGCGACGCGATCACCGACGACGTGCCCGACGATCCGACGCCGCCCGCGTGGGACGCGTCCGAGCAGACGCGGACCTGGGACGCCGCGCCGACCGCGAGCGACGTCGCGGCGGCCGCGGAGGCGCTCGAGGCCGCCGAACGCCCGGTGATCGTCGCGGGCAACGGCGTCCACGCCGCGCAGGCCTACGACGAACTCGCGGCGGTCGCCGAGGCGTACGACTGCGTCGTCGTTACCTCCTATCTCGGCAAATCGACCTATCCCGAGACCGACGACCGCGCCGCCGGCGTCATGGGGTCGTTCGGACACGAGGGCGCGAATCGGGTCGTCAGCGAGGCCGATACGTTGCTCGTCGTCGGCTGCCGGCTGAACCCGATGGACACGAACTGGCAGGCCCCCGAGTTCATCCGTCCCGACGAGCAGACGATCGTCCACGCGGACGTCGATACCCGCAACGCCGGCTGGGTCTACCCCGCCGACGTGGGTCTCGTCGGCGACGCGAAGGAGAGCCTCGCCGCGCTCGCGGACGCCGGCGAGGCGTCGAACGACTGGGCGATAGAGCGGGCGGCCGAGGCGAGAGAGTGGTTCGCCGCGCCCGAGTGCGAGGACGACTCGAGCCCGATCAAGCCCCAGCGCGCCGTCGCGGAGATCGAAGCGGTCGTCGACGAGGACACCGTCGTCACCGCCGACTCCGGGAACAACCGGTTCTGGCTGCTGTACTACCTGCAGACCCCGGCCGTCCGCACCTACTTCGGCAGCGGCGGCGTCGGCGGAATGGGTTGGGCGAACCCGGCCGCGGTGTCCGCGGCCCTGACCACCGGGAAGGACGTCGTCGCGGTCGCCGGCGACGGCGGGTTCTCGATGACGATGAACAGCGTCGAGACCGCCGTCGAATACGGCGTCGCGCCCACGTTCGTCGTCCTCAACGACACCAGCCTCGGGATGGTCCGACAGATGCAGGGCGAGGACGGCGACATCGCCGGCGTCGAGTTCCACGACACGGACTTCGTGAAAGCCGCCGAAGCCTTCGGCGCCGTCGGGACGCGCGCGACCGATCCCGAGGCGTTCGCCGCGGCGCTCGAGGACGGTAAGGCGGCGGACGTCCCCCACGTCATCGACGTGCGAATCGACCGCGAGGAGGACATGGCCGCCACGTTGGCCTCCTCGTTCTACGAATCGGTCGGCGGGCTCCACGAGTGA
- the paaC gene encoding 1,2-phenylacetyl-CoA epoxidase subunit PaaC produces the protein MAASLENPDELDERERTALETLLKRLADDEFVLAERYTEWQVRAPSLESDLALANNAQDELGHARLWYDVLGDVGLEERDLVYERDPGDFRHSTLVELPFEEGDWADAVLRSYLYDVAEDLRLEALVDSTHPKIADRVGKIRSEEEYHLEHAQNWLERLADDGEGRERLQDALDRLFPYAFTLFEPVDPDVEDDIVDLGLRDATLEELGEEWLSIVVPYLESLDLELPVDGRAGDDTDEFEFEVTEDMLPEERGRDGTHTDAWFDLYEEFTHTYRELGRTETTRIMDKPE, from the coding sequence ATGGCGGCGAGCCTCGAGAACCCCGACGAACTCGACGAGCGCGAGCGGACGGCCCTCGAGACGCTGCTGAAGCGGCTGGCCGACGACGAGTTCGTGCTGGCCGAACGCTACACCGAGTGGCAGGTCCGCGCGCCGAGCCTCGAGTCCGACCTCGCGCTGGCGAACAACGCCCAGGACGAACTCGGCCACGCCCGCCTGTGGTACGACGTCCTCGGCGACGTCGGCCTCGAGGAGCGGGACCTCGTCTACGAGCGCGATCCCGGCGACTTCCGGCACAGCACGCTGGTCGAACTCCCCTTCGAGGAGGGCGACTGGGCCGACGCCGTCCTCCGGTCGTACCTCTACGACGTCGCCGAGGACCTCCGGCTCGAGGCGCTCGTCGACTCCACCCACCCGAAGATCGCCGACCGCGTCGGGAAGATCCGCAGCGAGGAGGAGTACCACCTCGAGCACGCCCAGAACTGGCTGGAGCGGCTCGCCGACGACGGCGAGGGCCGCGAGCGCCTGCAGGACGCGCTCGACCGGCTGTTCCCGTACGCGTTCACGCTCTTCGAACCCGTCGACCCCGACGTCGAAGACGATATCGTCGACCTCGGGCTTCGCGACGCGACCCTCGAGGAACTCGGTGAGGAGTGGCTGTCGATCGTCGTCCCGTACCTCGAGTCGCTCGACCTCGAGCTGCCGGTGGACGGGCGCGCGGGCGACGATACCGACGAGTTCGAGTTCGAAGTGACCGAGGACATGCTCCCCGAGGAGCGCGGTCGCGACGGGACCCACACCGACGCGTGGTTCGACCTCTACGAGGAGTTCACCCACACCTACCGCGAACTCGGGCGCACCGAGACGACCAGAATCATGGACAAACCAGAGTGA
- a CDS encoding EthD family reductase: protein MITLVEFLVRDVEYSHDEFVERWQGDHAEMARELPGLERYSTSVPTNPDDAEYDGVLELAFEDGRAMNEAFESDVGREVMDDAAEFTDPGAGPRMVVEETVHVDADE, encoded by the coding sequence ATGATAACATTGGTCGAGTTTCTCGTCCGGGACGTCGAGTACAGCCACGACGAGTTCGTCGAACGGTGGCAGGGCGACCACGCCGAGATGGCCCGCGAACTCCCCGGATTGGAACGGTACAGCACGTCGGTACCGACGAACCCCGACGACGCGGAGTACGACGGCGTCCTCGAGCTCGCGTTCGAGGACGGACGGGCCATGAACGAGGCGTTCGAGTCGGACGTCGGTCGGGAGGTCATGGACGACGCCGCGGAGTTCACCGACCCCGGCGCGGGGCCGCGAATGGTCGTCGAAGAGACCGTGCACGTGGACGCCGACGAATGA
- the paaB gene encoding 1,2-phenylacetyl-CoA epoxidase subunit PaaB codes for MIWEVFRQEKTGRYHTHCGNVHAPDREMAKQFAAIQHGRRKPTNSLWVVPREEIGEIDSEDVAFGGTTDKSYRWATAYNTTGTDASEVVESEDEQATAERQRGDD; via the coding sequence ATGATATGGGAAGTATTCCGCCAGGAGAAGACCGGCCGATATCACACGCACTGTGGCAACGTCCACGCGCCGGACCGCGAGATGGCCAAGCAGTTCGCCGCCATCCAGCACGGTCGGCGCAAGCCGACCAACAGCCTCTGGGTCGTTCCCAGGGAGGAGATCGGCGAGATCGACTCCGAAGACGTCGCGTTCGGCGGGACGACCGACAAGAGCTACCGGTGGGCGACCGCGTACAACACGACCGGCACGGACGCGAGCGAGGTCGTCGAGTCCGAAGACGAACAGGCGACCGCCGAACGACAGCGGGGTGACGACTGA
- the paaA gene encoding 1,2-phenylacetyl-CoA epoxidase subunit PaaA gives MDLETAKERAGPREFSPADDLPEEYRKAATRMIEFHANSEIMGAYLERPFIRQAPSIDRKLAFSAKVQDEIGHGQLLYRAAESLGVKTREEMLDDLANGDGKFLNCFHYPMEDWVETPMIAFFVDGAAMRRQATLRRTSWEPYAHAMDKVCFEEGFHVKHGEDILAELMSGSKKEQRMTQEAFEEWWPRIIQFFGPTDDKSTHHDFAASVGLKQQSNDQLRNAFLDQYIPKARKYGLEIPDEPRIRERDDGTYEVAEDDLDWDEFFTIAKNDYEPGLDQINGRKAAQEAVQWVRDTIEGDASAAGGHAPQAAD, from the coding sequence ATGGACTTGGAGACTGCCAAAGAACGCGCGGGGCCGCGGGAGTTCAGCCCCGCCGACGACCTCCCCGAGGAGTACCGGAAAGCGGCCACGCGGATGATCGAGTTCCACGCGAACAGCGAGATCATGGGCGCGTACTTAGAGCGCCCGTTCATCCGTCAGGCGCCGAGTATCGATCGCAAGCTGGCGTTCTCCGCGAAGGTGCAAGACGAGATCGGCCACGGACAGCTGCTCTACCGCGCCGCCGAGTCGCTGGGCGTCAAGACGCGCGAGGAGATGCTGGACGACCTCGCCAACGGCGACGGGAAGTTCTTGAACTGCTTCCACTATCCGATGGAGGACTGGGTCGAGACGCCGATGATCGCCTTCTTCGTCGACGGCGCGGCGATGCGTCGGCAGGCGACGCTCCGACGGACCAGCTGGGAGCCGTACGCCCACGCGATGGACAAGGTGTGTTTCGAGGAGGGGTTCCACGTCAAACACGGCGAGGACATCCTCGCGGAACTCATGTCGGGCTCGAAGAAGGAACAGCGGATGACTCAGGAGGCCTTCGAGGAGTGGTGGCCCCGCATCATCCAGTTCTTCGGTCCGACCGACGACAAGAGCACCCACCACGACTTCGCGGCCTCGGTGGGGCTCAAACAGCAGTCCAACGACCAACTGCGCAACGCGTTCCTCGACCAGTACATCCCCAAGGCCCGAAAGTACGGCCTCGAGATCCCGGACGAGCCCCGGATTCGCGAGCGGGACGACGGCACCTACGAGGTCGCGGAGGACGACCTCGACTGGGACGAGTTCTTCACGATCGCGAAGAACGACTACGAACCCGGTCTGGACCAGATCAACGGCCGTAAGGCCGCACAGGAGGCCGTTCAGTGGGTCCGCGATACGATCGAGGGAGACGCTTCCGCCGCCGGCGGCCACGCGCCGCAGGCGGCCGACTGA
- a CDS encoding VOC family protein, with amino-acid sequence MPEMPAMRVDHVGIAVESIGDAEELLFVLGCEKIHEEASEYGAFTWATYVLGDASRLELIAPEDGSESFLTDFLERRGPGLHHVTLEVADLERAADVLDARGVPVADYAEFEHWGEAFVAPSNPTGALLQLMEYYDGYAETREAGRRLFVRGEPL; translated from the coding sequence ATGCCCGAGATGCCAGCGATGCGCGTCGATCACGTCGGGATCGCCGTCGAATCGATCGGCGACGCCGAAGAACTGTTGTTCGTCCTCGGTTGCGAGAAGATCCACGAGGAGGCGAGCGAGTACGGTGCGTTCACATGGGCGACGTACGTCCTCGGCGACGCCTCCCGGCTCGAACTCATCGCTCCCGAGGACGGTTCGGAATCGTTCCTGACCGACTTCCTCGAGCGACGCGGCCCCGGCCTCCACCACGTCACGCTCGAGGTCGCCGACCTGGAGCGCGCAGCCGACGTCCTCGACGCACGCGGCGTTCCGGTCGCCGATTACGCCGAATTCGAACACTGGGGCGAAGCGTTCGTGGCGCCGTCGAACCCGACGGGCGCGTTGCTCCAGCTCATGGAGTACTACGACGGGTACGCGGAGACCCGCGAGGCGGGTCGGCGGCTGTTCGTCCGCGGCGAGCCTCTCTGA
- the paaE gene encoding 1,2-phenylacetyl-CoA epoxidase subunit PaaE — protein MRRNLDPSVTTSGEATGAECPYCESTDTVREHPKGPSLCRSMHYCNSCEQPFEKFE, from the coding sequence ATGAGACGGAACCTCGATCCGAGCGTCACGACCAGCGGGGAGGCGACGGGCGCCGAGTGTCCCTACTGCGAGTCGACGGACACCGTCCGCGAACACCCGAAGGGGCCGTCGCTCTGCCGGTCGATGCACTACTGTAACAGTTGCGAGCAACCGTTCGAGAAGTTCGAGTGA
- a CDS encoding M24 family metallopeptidase, which translates to MTFYERDFMEGTRGTQAVDWERRIDTQRLREERKERALERLRETDLGAVLLVSDPNIRYVTGLAMTGGSGADHYTLLTENGDVVHWDTADHASNQRFNCPWLHDIRYACPGLGNVPRASGSPSARQFLLSKMAETVHEAMDEYGVADETLGVDVGNRGLLAALEDQGLEIDPGTAQSVMEDARKVKTDDEIECLRQVASICEAGFQRITDAAKPGKRENEVWGEAVEELWRHGAFVGGGYLTSGPNTWPKHQANTTDRTIRPGDLVYADFYNIGYLGYRSCYYRTFSVGEPTDEQREAYETARDNLYDVLERIEPGATTDEIAEGFPDMEGEHADYYDADEHWQLTTNHWAHGLGLQLYEVPLIWRGLSPDHPIEIEEGMTMAVETQEPAGRQGVRVEEMVVVRENGVEILSQWPVEEITVIDH; encoded by the coding sequence ATGACGTTCTACGAGCGGGACTTCATGGAAGGCACCCGCGGTACGCAGGCCGTCGACTGGGAGCGACGGATCGACACGCAGCGACTTCGGGAAGAGCGCAAAGAGCGAGCCCTCGAGCGCCTTCGGGAGACGGATCTCGGCGCGGTGCTGCTCGTTTCGGATCCGAACATCCGGTACGTCACCGGACTGGCGATGACCGGCGGCAGCGGCGCGGACCACTACACGCTGCTGACCGAGAACGGCGACGTCGTCCACTGGGACACCGCCGACCACGCGAGCAACCAGCGGTTCAACTGTCCCTGGCTGCACGACATCCGCTACGCCTGTCCCGGCCTCGGGAACGTTCCGCGGGCCTCCGGCAGCCCGTCGGCACGGCAGTTCCTGCTCTCGAAGATGGCCGAAACGGTCCACGAGGCCATGGACGAGTACGGCGTCGCCGACGAGACGCTCGGCGTCGACGTCGGCAACCGGGGGCTGCTCGCCGCGCTCGAGGACCAGGGCCTCGAGATCGATCCGGGAACGGCGCAGTCGGTGATGGAGGACGCCCGCAAGGTCAAGACCGACGACGAGATCGAGTGCCTGCGTCAGGTCGCGTCGATCTGCGAGGCCGGCTTCCAGCGGATCACGGACGCGGCGAAACCGGGCAAGCGCGAGAACGAGGTCTGGGGAGAGGCGGTCGAGGAACTGTGGCGCCACGGCGCGTTCGTCGGCGGCGGCTACCTCACCTCCGGCCCCAACACGTGGCCGAAACACCAGGCCAACACCACCGACCGGACGATCCGCCCCGGCGACCTCGTCTACGCCGATTTCTATAATATCGGCTACCTCGGCTACCGGTCGTGTTATTACCGCACCTTCTCGGTGGGCGAGCCGACCGACGAGCAGCGAGAGGCGTACGAGACGGCTCGAGACAACCTCTACGACGTGCTCGAGCGCATCGAACCCGGCGCGACGACCGACGAGATCGCCGAGGGGTTCCCGGACATGGAGGGCGAACACGCCGACTACTACGACGCCGACGAACACTGGCAGCTGACCACGAACCACTGGGCCCACGGACTCGGACTGCAGCTGTACGAGGTGCCGCTGATCTGGCGCGGCCTCTCGCCCGATCACCCCATCGAGATCGAGGAGGGGATGACGATGGCCGTCGAGACCCAGGAGCCGGCCGGTCGGCAGGGCGTTCGCGTCGAGGAGATGGTCGTCGTCCGCGAAAACGGCGTCGAAATTCTGAGCCAGTGGCCGGTCGAGGAGATCACCGTCATCGACCACTAG
- a CDS encoding PaaI family thioesterase translates to MDIEAFFEGMPFASLLGIDVTECEDGHAEGRLEMSEDLSWNEDRLMAHGGVTFTLADTVGGAALVSLVEQPVPTIDMRIDYLNAGTGDLYAEADVVRCGSDVGVVDVDVYAEDDGESPGDGDADGTHIADARGVYKTG, encoded by the coding sequence ATGGACATCGAAGCCTTCTTCGAGGGCATGCCGTTCGCCTCCCTGCTCGGGATCGACGTCACCGAATGCGAGGACGGGCACGCCGAGGGCCGCCTCGAGATGAGCGAGGACCTCTCGTGGAACGAGGACCGGCTGATGGCCCACGGCGGCGTCACGTTCACGCTCGCGGACACCGTCGGCGGCGCGGCGCTGGTCTCGCTGGTCGAGCAACCCGTTCCGACGATCGACATGCGGATCGACTATCTCAACGCCGGCACCGGCGACCTCTACGCGGAGGCCGACGTCGTGCGCTGCGGGAGCGACGTCGGCGTCGTCGACGTGGACGTCTACGCCGAAGACGACGGGGAGTCTCCCGGCGACGGCGACGCCGACGGTACGCACATCGCCGACGCGCGCGGGGTCTACAAGACCGGCTGA
- the paaK gene encoding phenylacetate--CoA ligase PaaK, protein MSETIQHTRREELRELQSERLRETVAYAYENVPFYRVALDEAGVAPSNIEQIDDVRMLPFTTKEDFRDEYPDGLFAVDDADVRRIHASSGTTGKPKIVAYTEDDLELWDEVMARSMDAAGLEPGETFQNAYGYGLFTGGLGFHGGAEAFGATVIPASGGNTQRQVELARDLESDAIGCTPSYALYFAETAAEMGVDPHELPLSTVLYGAEPCTEPMRAEIEERLDATGIENYGLSELIGPGVAVECREAQNGMHIWEDHFYPEVVDPRTGEVLPEGEEGELVLTSLTKGALPVLRYRTGDLTTLTTDECECGRTMVRMDGVTGRADDLIIVRGVNLYPSQIEAVVLEFEAVAPYYRIDLDREDTLDTLELTIELADDFDGDRDRLRGEILERLQNALSFTPDELELVEYGTLERTEVGKVKRVYDHR, encoded by the coding sequence ATGTCAGAGACTATCCAACACACTCGCCGGGAGGAGCTGCGGGAACTGCAGTCCGAACGACTCCGCGAGACCGTCGCGTACGCCTACGAGAACGTCCCCTTTTACCGGGTAGCCCTGGACGAGGCCGGCGTCGCGCCGTCGAATATCGAGCAGATCGACGACGTCCGAATGCTTCCGTTCACGACGAAGGAGGACTTCCGCGACGAGTACCCCGACGGCCTCTTCGCCGTCGACGACGCCGACGTCCGGCGGATCCACGCCTCCTCGGGCACGACGGGCAAACCCAAGATCGTCGCCTACACCGAGGACGACCTCGAGCTGTGGGACGAGGTGATGGCGCGGTCGATGGACGCCGCGGGCCTCGAGCCGGGCGAGACGTTTCAGAACGCCTACGGCTACGGGCTCTTTACCGGCGGGCTCGGCTTCCACGGCGGTGCCGAAGCGTTCGGGGCGACGGTGATCCCCGCGAGCGGCGGGAACACCCAGCGCCAGGTCGAACTCGCGCGCGACCTCGAGAGCGACGCGATCGGCTGTACGCCGTCGTACGCGCTCTACTTCGCCGAGACGGCCGCGGAGATGGGCGTCGATCCGCACGAACTGCCGCTCTCGACGGTGCTCTACGGCGCCGAACCCTGTACGGAACCGATGCGGGCGGAGATCGAAGAGCGTCTCGACGCGACCGGCATCGAGAACTACGGACTCTCCGAACTGATCGGTCCGGGCGTCGCCGTCGAGTGCCGCGAGGCCCAGAACGGGATGCACATCTGGGAGGATCACTTCTATCCCGAGGTCGTCGATCCCCGAACCGGCGAGGTCCTCCCGGAGGGCGAGGAGGGCGAACTCGTGCTCACGTCGCTCACGAAGGGGGCCCTGCCCGTGCTCCGCTACCGAACCGGCGACCTCACCACGCTCACGACCGACGAGTGCGAGTGCGGTCGCACGATGGTCCGAATGGACGGCGTCACCGGCCGCGCCGACGACCTCATCATCGTCCGCGGCGTCAACCTCTACCCGAGCCAGATCGAAGCCGTCGTCCTCGAGTTCGAGGCGGTCGCGCCCTACTACCGCATCGATCTCGATCGCGAGGACACGCTCGACACCCTCGAGCTCACGATCGAACTGGCCGACGACTTCGACGGCGACCGGGACCGACTCCGAGGCGAGATCCTCGAGCGACTACAGAACGCGCTGTCGTTCACGCCCGACGAACTCGAACTGGTCGAGTACGGGACCCTCGAGCGAACGGAGGTCGGGAAGGTCAAACGCGTCTACGATCACCGCTGA
- a CDS encoding LLM class flavin-dependent oxidoreductase, with translation MKLGTGLFTAQQRPDDDREASDLYDEVLALTREIEAAGLDSAWVSEHHFAEDGYLSATMPALGAMAAETNDLEIGSCVALGPLYDPIRLAEDAATVDLLADGRLTLGLAIGSNPREFDVFGVPQDERAERLADLVPFLRGAWSGGDLGYDSAFHDVPTDVSITPKPVDGTVPIMLGGGAKPAVRRAARIGDAWCAPSALSVEGVRKRVEDIRQVREEEGLEGDFTIYVLQHGWVGDSREDAWETMRDGYFYIQRRYQEIFSGESVDELEPERKRELKEQAIFGTPEQVVDELERYREALGDDVHFVFRTYHPGVGTDEMIDCIHRLGEDVAPQLE, from the coding sequence ATGAAACTCGGGACGGGCCTGTTCACCGCCCAGCAGCGGCCGGACGACGACCGCGAGGCGAGCGATCTGTACGACGAGGTACTCGCGTTGACCCGCGAGATCGAGGCCGCGGGGCTCGACAGCGCGTGGGTCTCGGAACACCACTTCGCCGAGGACGGCTACCTCTCGGCGACGATGCCCGCGCTCGGGGCAATGGCCGCCGAGACGAACGACCTCGAGATCGGCAGCTGCGTCGCACTCGGACCGCTGTACGACCCGATCAGGCTCGCGGAGGACGCCGCCACCGTCGATCTGCTCGCCGACGGCCGACTGACGCTGGGGCTCGCGATCGGCTCGAACCCGCGGGAGTTCGACGTCTTCGGCGTCCCACAGGACGAGCGGGCAGAGCGGCTCGCAGACCTCGTGCCGTTCCTCCGGGGCGCCTGGAGCGGGGGCGACCTCGGCTACGACTCCGCGTTCCACGACGTGCCGACGGACGTCTCGATCACGCCGAAGCCCGTCGACGGAACGGTCCCGATCATGCTCGGCGGCGGCGCGAAGCCGGCCGTTCGGCGGGCGGCTCGAATCGGCGACGCGTGGTGTGCTCCCTCCGCGCTCTCGGTCGAGGGCGTTCGCAAGCGCGTCGAGGATATCAGGCAGGTCCGCGAGGAGGAGGGCCTCGAGGGCGACTTCACGATCTACGTCCTCCAGCACGGCTGGGTCGGCGACTCCCGCGAGGACGCCTGGGAGACGATGCGAGACGGCTACTTCTACATCCAGCGACGGTACCAGGAGATCTTCTCCGGCGAGTCCGTCGACGAACTCGAGCCCGAGCGCAAGCGGGAGCTGAAAGAGCAGGCGATCTTCGGGACGCCGGAGCAGGTCGTCGACGAACTCGAGCGGTATCGCGAGGCGCTCGGCGACGACGTCCACTTCGTCTTCCGGACGTACCATCCCGGCGTCGGCACCGACGAGATGATCGACTGTATCCATCGGCTCGGTGAGGACGTCGCTCCGCAACTCGAGTAG